In a genomic window of Prosthecobacter fusiformis:
- a CDS encoding sulfatase family protein, translating to MRLLFLSFLFSSLSLAQEAAPVPVEVVLPADVAAASLKPNVILIVADDLGYSDIGCYGSKTIRTPFLDRMAAEGTRFTSFTVAQAVCSASRAALMTGCYPNRVGMQGALNHTSLEGIHPDEFLMPELFKQRGYATAIHGKWHLGTAAMFHPMKHGFDEFWGIPYSNDNSKYHPSLAAEMPPLPVYDNEKVEATDPDQSLFTRRITEKAVSFIRRNEKKPFFLYVPHIMPHVPIFASARFKGKSPHGLYADVVEELDWSVGMILAAVEQAGVAGNTLVIFMSDNGPFLSYGNYAGNAAPLREGKLTSYDGGVRVPFIALWPGHVPAGKVNDEVLTAMDLMPTFMAWNDEAGSVTPPVPVEQGEGVAETKEVAAESQPATTPAGAAVPVTAAPAGTPAVSAPVAKTLDGKDVMNLLLGKEGAKSPHEAIAVYAGGELQAIRSGDWKLHFAHPFITPHETPGLDGKPSNWENMKPAAITQSGIEGIATRHGYKVAEQTLALFNLKDDLGETTDVSAAHPEVVERLQKLAEDFRQQLGDSLTKTVGTGVRPLGRAETMDGAE from the coding sequence ATGCGCCTGCTATTCCTCTCTTTCCTGTTTTCCAGTCTGTCTCTGGCCCAAGAGGCTGCGCCTGTACCGGTGGAGGTGGTGCTGCCTGCTGATGTGGCGGCCGCATCGCTGAAACCGAATGTGATCCTCATCGTGGCGGATGACTTGGGTTATTCGGACATTGGCTGTTATGGGTCGAAGACCATACGCACGCCTTTTCTGGATCGTATGGCGGCGGAGGGGACGCGTTTTACCTCATTCACGGTGGCGCAGGCGGTATGCAGCGCCTCACGTGCTGCACTGATGACGGGTTGTTACCCCAACCGTGTGGGCATGCAGGGTGCGCTGAATCATACGAGTCTGGAAGGCATCCACCCAGATGAATTCCTGATGCCGGAACTGTTCAAGCAGCGCGGCTACGCGACTGCCATTCATGGCAAGTGGCATCTGGGCACGGCGGCGATGTTTCATCCCATGAAGCATGGGTTTGATGAATTCTGGGGCATTCCGTATTCCAACGATAACAGCAAGTATCATCCATCCCTGGCTGCGGAGATGCCGCCGCTGCCGGTCTATGACAATGAAAAGGTGGAGGCGACGGACCCGGACCAGAGTCTCTTCACCCGCCGCATTACGGAGAAGGCCGTCAGCTTCATCCGCCGCAATGAGAAGAAACCTTTCTTCCTCTATGTGCCGCACATCATGCCGCATGTGCCCATTTTCGCCTCTGCGCGGTTCAAGGGAAAGTCACCTCACGGATTGTATGCTGATGTGGTGGAGGAACTGGACTGGAGCGTGGGCATGATCCTGGCCGCTGTGGAGCAGGCCGGGGTGGCGGGCAATACGCTGGTCATTTTCATGTCGGATAACGGGCCGTTCCTCAGCTATGGCAACTATGCGGGCAATGCCGCGCCTTTGCGCGAGGGCAAGCTGACCAGCTATGATGGTGGTGTGCGGGTGCCTTTCATCGCGCTCTGGCCAGGTCATGTGCCTGCTGGAAAGGTGAATGATGAGGTGCTGACCGCCATGGACCTGATGCCCACTTTTATGGCCTGGAATGATGAGGCCGGATCAGTGACTCCACCTGTCCCTGTGGAGCAGGGGGAAGGGGTGGCGGAAACGAAAGAAGTTGCTGCTGAAAGCCAGCCAGCCACCACGCCGGCAGGCGCTGCCGTCCCCGTCACGGCTGCGCCTGCGGGCACGCCTGCTGTTTCGGCACCTGTTGCCAAAACTCTGGATGGCAAGGATGTGATGAATCTTTTGTTAGGCAAGGAGGGTGCGAAAAGTCCCCATGAAGCCATTGCTGTGTATGCCGGAGGCGAATTGCAGGCCATCCGCAGTGGTGATTGGAAGCTGCACTTTGCTCATCCATTCATCACCCCGCACGAGACGCCGGGTCTGGATGGCAAGCCGTCTAACTGGGAGAACATGAAGCCTGCGGCCATCACGCAATCCGGCATTGAAGGCATCGCCACGCGTCACGGTTACAAAGTGGCCGAGCAGACGCTGGCTTTGTTCAACCTCAAAGATGACCTGGGCGAAACCACCGATGTGAGTGCTGCGCACCCGGAGGTGGTGGAGCGCTTGCAAAAGCTGGCCGAGGACTTCCGCCAGCAGCTTGGCGACAGCCTGACGAAGACGGTAGGCACGGGTGTGAGGCCTCTGGGAAGAGCTGAGACGATGGATGGGGCGGAGTAA
- a CDS encoding galactitol-1-phosphate 5-dehydrogenase, which translates to MNALVLTAPSEFNYDTAFPDPTPGAGEVLVKIKACGICGSDIHGMDGRSGRRQMPIVMGHEAAGEIIEVGEGVTDWKVGERVTFDSTEYCGECEECQAGYVNLCPDRKVLGVSPGSYRRHGCFAEKIVLPERILYHIPESLSYEKAAFAEPVAIALHAVNLADGIEVGEAFADECGDGDCGTCGHDHEGHEHAEGEACGHDHEDVRGGVAVVIGAGLIGLLVIQALKARGWERVIAVDLDDKRLELSKTLGADDAFNAKQENLAMHLREITGGDGADASFEVVGAAAPVDLAIRCVRKGGQVILVGNLQASTPFPLQEVVTRQIMIRGSCSCAGEYPEAIRRIEDGSIQVEPLLSAVVPLEEGAGWFKRLYDNKEGLLKVVLTPAG; encoded by the coding sequence ATGAACGCCCTCGTCCTCACTGCCCCTTCTGAGTTTAATTATGACACAGCCTTCCCGGACCCGACGCCGGGTGCGGGGGAGGTGCTGGTGAAGATCAAGGCCTGCGGCATCTGCGGCAGTGACATTCATGGCATGGATGGCCGCAGTGGCCGCCGCCAGATGCCTATCGTCATGGGCCATGAGGCAGCGGGCGAAATCATCGAAGTGGGCGAAGGCGTGACGGATTGGAAAGTGGGCGAGCGTGTCACTTTTGACTCCACGGAATACTGCGGTGAGTGTGAAGAGTGCCAGGCCGGCTATGTGAATCTTTGCCCAGACCGCAAGGTTCTTGGCGTGTCCCCCGGCAGCTACCGCCGCCATGGTTGCTTTGCGGAAAAGATCGTCCTGCCGGAGCGCATTCTGTATCATATCCCGGAGTCGCTCTCTTATGAAAAGGCTGCCTTTGCTGAGCCTGTGGCCATTGCGCTGCATGCGGTGAATCTGGCCGATGGAATCGAGGTGGGGGAAGCCTTTGCCGATGAATGCGGTGATGGGGATTGTGGAACCTGCGGGCATGACCACGAAGGTCATGAACACGCAGAGGGTGAAGCCTGCGGACATGATCATGAAGATGTGCGTGGTGGAGTCGCCGTTGTGATTGGTGCCGGGTTGATCGGCCTGCTGGTGATCCAGGCGCTGAAGGCGCGTGGCTGGGAGCGCGTGATCGCGGTGGATCTGGATGACAAGCGCCTGGAGCTTTCCAAGACTCTGGGAGCGGACGATGCCTTCAATGCCAAGCAGGAAAACCTGGCCATGCACCTGCGTGAGATCACGGGTGGTGATGGCGCGGATGCGAGCTTTGAAGTGGTGGGTGCTGCGGCACCGGTGGATCTGGCCATTCGCTGTGTGCGCAAAGGCGGGCAGGTGATCCTGGTGGGAAATCTCCAGGCCAGCACGCCGTTTCCCCTCCAGGAAGTGGTGACCCGCCAGATTATGATCCGCGGTTCCTGCTCCTGCGCGGGCGAATATCCAGAGGCCATCCGCCGCATCGAAGACGGCAGCATCCAGGTGGAGCCGCTGTTGAGCGCCGTGGTCCCGCTGGAAGAAGGCGCAGGCTGGTTTAAGCGCCTCTATGATAACAAGGAAGGTCTGCTCAAAGTGGTGCTCACGCCTGCTGGCTGA
- a CDS encoding DUF4394 domain-containing protein translates to MALPAVAQVPTSTLYILTDNNELATTTLNAPENVSTPLAIAGLLEGDKLVALDVRPQNQKLYALGVNSDNCTIRLYHITPSLNAPVATPVGLGGTLSTGEATIYFSDTTWSMDFNPATDTLRVVNQEDDLNFRMNPNRGTLVDSSEDSGNNPDGYIHQDNIHEFEPPPHIWGIAHTNNQPNSGTVTTLYTLQVNSGTLNIQNSPDSGKQTQQLQVRESDTALNFTSVGGFDIVPGTNADESNGPVSNGVAYAVLRVGETSKLYQIIIDPTAAGVNALGDLNAISIAVRTSLSSAVGLSSEGMFLTRFDPLTEDQIYASLITGVAESETMVAVAMRPSTGQLYGLGVNPLSNTATLYILEPLTGIAYPVGTPGQIAYLDKGGNAIPLPATPLTYDMSINPVTDELRMVNGNLNLRVSMAGTPIDGDYGEDTPITGNNPDGPINIEGTPATAKSIAYRYSLDDAESATLYSFNADNHSLNIQSPENQGSQNYVAELTDEESPINYTLLGLDIPVGSPNGYFFANKLGAVFLFKVDLATGAINHLRGTNYGYYAGLAVFAIAEAPSVAVADAENVTNTGATLSGRVTEDGGQAVTRRGFVYNLKSSQTTPVIGGNGVTELIEQDEIAPFDTFSEDASGLSQSTTYTYRAYAENKAGITYSETAEFTTVNPASVDFEDVAVGGVYDLEIPLAEGNTITAKGLPPGLKLNSRTGVITGRASTPGVYQVIITVTAPGNVKSTSINTFTVQALPRTAVGTFVGYVETEESGVTEGMGGRLDVTTTTKGSFTVKLTRARTTLSKTGFLTSNLVDAPEIETTLSDGTSIDLSLTASNTVEGGVFLGPHAANVVGWRKTFDRVLFPASEQMGYYTVAILNDPGDFDNADVPKGSGFATILIGVDGSYKLVGKAADGSAITTSAFLGTTGQMMVFSPVYSKAGSISAFLSLKTHADGNYADNSIDGTLHLNKTVTTGRAYKAALTNVLLEVQGMYMARAASGGFVLGLPSSTSVSSLVFSEGGIDDTNINPSLYGGISFSAATLKATVPTAGSISNPTRTALTLKAASGSFTGSFKLVDGSLTRTVTYQGMLVRMNSGDTIASGYFLLPQIPGVGQTIRNSPILSGRVQWVNGNPSLVQDD, encoded by the coding sequence ATGGCGCTGCCAGCAGTGGCCCAGGTGCCCACCAGCACCCTTTACATTTTAACGGATAACAATGAGTTGGCCACCACCACACTCAACGCACCGGAGAATGTCTCCACACCCCTCGCCATTGCAGGTTTGCTGGAGGGTGACAAGCTTGTGGCCCTGGATGTGCGTCCCCAAAATCAGAAACTGTATGCCCTGGGTGTCAACTCAGACAACTGCACCATTCGGTTATACCACATCACCCCTTCACTGAATGCCCCGGTAGCCACTCCCGTGGGCCTGGGCGGTACCTTGTCCACTGGTGAAGCGACGATTTATTTTTCGGATACCACGTGGTCCATGGACTTCAATCCCGCGACGGACACCCTGCGAGTAGTCAACCAAGAAGACGATCTAAACTTCCGGATGAATCCGAATCGCGGCACCCTAGTGGACAGCAGTGAAGATTCAGGAAACAACCCCGACGGCTACATCCATCAAGACAACATTCATGAATTTGAGCCACCGCCGCATATTTGGGGCATCGCCCACACAAACAACCAGCCTAACAGTGGCACGGTAACCACCCTTTACACCCTCCAAGTTAACTCGGGCACTCTCAACATCCAGAACTCACCTGATTCAGGCAAACAGACCCAGCAATTGCAGGTGAGGGAAAGCGACACGGCCCTCAACTTCACCAGCGTGGGTGGTTTCGACATCGTCCCTGGCACTAATGCAGATGAATCAAACGGACCCGTATCGAACGGTGTGGCTTATGCCGTGCTGCGCGTAGGCGAGACCTCGAAGCTTTACCAGATCATCATTGACCCGACAGCCGCAGGCGTCAACGCCCTAGGCGATCTGAATGCCATCAGCATTGCTGTGCGCACATCTCTCAGCAGCGCCGTCGGCCTCAGCTCTGAAGGAATGTTTTTGACCCGGTTTGATCCCCTAACGGAAGACCAAATTTACGCCAGCCTCATCACCGGTGTCGCGGAGTCAGAAACGATGGTCGCAGTGGCCATGCGGCCTAGCACTGGCCAGCTATACGGCCTCGGCGTAAACCCATTGTCAAATACCGCGACTCTATACATCCTGGAGCCACTGACCGGCATCGCCTATCCAGTAGGAACGCCCGGCCAGATTGCTTACCTGGACAAGGGAGGAAATGCCATCCCATTGCCCGCCACCCCTCTAACCTACGACATGTCCATCAATCCAGTCACGGATGAGCTACGCATGGTCAATGGCAACTTGAATCTCCGGGTCAGCATGGCCGGAACACCGATTGACGGAGACTATGGCGAAGATACCCCCATCACTGGCAACAATCCTGATGGCCCCATCAATATTGAGGGAACACCCGCGACGGCCAAAAGCATCGCTTATCGATACAGCCTGGATGATGCCGAATCGGCCACCCTGTATTCTTTCAATGCGGATAATCACTCGCTGAACATTCAGAGTCCTGAAAACCAGGGCAGCCAAAACTATGTCGCGGAACTGACTGATGAGGAATCCCCTATCAACTATACCCTGCTGGGATTGGACATCCCCGTTGGCTCCCCCAATGGCTACTTCTTTGCCAATAAGTTGGGCGCTGTCTTTCTGTTCAAAGTAGATCTGGCTACGGGCGCAATCAATCATCTGCGTGGCACCAATTATGGTTACTACGCGGGCTTGGCCGTCTTTGCCATAGCCGAGGCTCCCTCAGTGGCCGTTGCCGACGCTGAAAATGTGACCAACACGGGTGCTACCCTCAGCGGCCGAGTGACTGAAGACGGCGGACAAGCCGTGACCCGTCGCGGGTTTGTGTATAACCTCAAATCCTCCCAGACCACTCCTGTGATCGGTGGCAATGGTGTGACTGAACTTATCGAGCAAGACGAAATAGCCCCCTTCGATACCTTCAGCGAAGACGCCTCAGGCCTGAGTCAAAGCACAACTTATACCTACCGCGCCTATGCCGAGAATAAAGCAGGCATCACCTACTCCGAGACAGCCGAGTTCACCACAGTGAACCCGGCCTCCGTGGATTTCGAAGACGTAGCAGTGGGTGGCGTATATGATCTGGAAATACCCCTTGCTGAAGGCAATACCATTACCGCCAAGGGTCTGCCTCCCGGCCTGAAGCTGAACTCCCGCACCGGCGTCATCACCGGCCGCGCCAGCACCCCGGGTGTGTATCAGGTCATCATTACCGTGACGGCTCCCGGCAATGTAAAATCCACATCCATCAATACCTTCACCGTCCAGGCTTTGCCGAGGACTGCCGTGGGCACCTTTGTCGGTTATGTGGAGACGGAAGAAAGTGGCGTCACTGAAGGCATGGGCGGCCGTCTGGATGTGACGACCACCACCAAGGGCAGCTTCACTGTGAAGCTGACCCGGGCCAGGACGACCCTCAGCAAAACAGGTTTCCTTACCAGCAACCTGGTGGACGCACCTGAGATTGAGACCACCTTGTCGGACGGCACGTCGATTGACCTTTCCCTGACCGCCTCAAACACCGTCGAAGGGGGCGTGTTCTTAGGACCTCATGCAGCCAATGTCGTCGGCTGGCGCAAGACGTTTGACCGGGTGCTCTTCCCTGCTTCCGAGCAGATGGGCTACTACACCGTCGCCATCTTGAATGATCCAGGTGATTTTGATAATGCCGACGTGCCCAAGGGCAGTGGTTTTGCCACCATCCTCATTGGCGTGGACGGCAGCTACAAGCTGGTAGGCAAAGCCGCAGACGGCAGTGCCATCACCACCTCGGCCTTCCTGGGCACCACCGGCCAGATGATGGTCTTCTCTCCGGTTTATAGCAAAGCAGGGTCCATCTCCGCATTCCTCTCCCTCAAAACGCATGCTGATGGCAACTATGCTGACAATAGCATCGATGGCACACTGCACTTGAACAAAACGGTCACGACTGGGCGTGCTTACAAGGCGGCTCTTACGAACGTCTTACTGGAAGTTCAGGGCATGTACATGGCCCGTGCTGCCTCAGGCGGTTTCGTCCTGGGCCTGCCCTCCAGCACCAGCGTTTCGAGTTTAGTCTTCTCTGAAGGCGGCATTGATGATACCAACATCAATCCTAGCCTCTATGGCGGCATCTCTTTCTCCGCCGCAACACTAAAAGCCACCGTGCCTACTGCTGGCAGTATAAGCAACCCCACCCGCACGGCACTGACTCTCAAGGCAGCCAGTGGCAGCTTTACCGGCAGCTTCAAGCTGGTGGATGGCTCCCTGACTCGGACCGTGACTTACCAGGGCATGCTGGTCCGCATGAACAGTGGGGATACCATCGCCAGCGGCTACTTCCTGCTGCCACAGATCCCTGGCGTGGGTCAGACAATCCGCAACTCTCCGATCCTTTCGGGGCGTGTCCAATGGGTCAATGGAAATCCCAGCCTGGTTCAGGATGACTGA
- a CDS encoding fumarylacetoacetate hydrolase family protein, producing the protein MKIIRYSDSTGRIAYASQQTDGSALTIEGDIFGDYRVTETVADVVKLLAPVQPVSILCIGLNYKFHAEETGASIPEHPILFMKTPASVQNPGDAIQLPRTLRSDMVDYECELAVVISKKAKNVSKENALDYVLGYTCANDVSARDWQKNGGGGQWCRGKTFDTFCPLGPVLVTKDEIPNPNALGIKTILNGEAVQDWNTNDMIFDVPTVIAFLSASTTLLPGTVILTGTPQGVGMARKPQLFLKAGDTVTIEIEGIGSLTNPVEEES; encoded by the coding sequence ATGAAAATCATTCGTTATTCTGATTCCACAGGCCGCATCGCCTACGCCTCCCAGCAAACCGACGGCTCAGCCCTCACCATTGAAGGTGATATTTTTGGCGACTATCGCGTAACGGAAACCGTGGCCGATGTGGTCAAGCTGCTGGCCCCTGTGCAGCCAGTGTCCATCCTGTGCATCGGCCTGAACTACAAGTTCCATGCGGAGGAAACCGGAGCCTCGATCCCGGAGCATCCCATCCTTTTCATGAAGACTCCGGCCTCGGTACAGAATCCGGGCGATGCCATCCAGCTCCCGCGCACGTTGCGCAGTGACATGGTGGACTATGAATGCGAGCTGGCCGTGGTCATCAGCAAGAAGGCCAAAAACGTCAGCAAAGAAAATGCCCTGGATTATGTTCTTGGTTATACCTGCGCCAACGACGTCAGCGCCCGCGACTGGCAGAAAAACGGTGGTGGCGGTCAGTGGTGCCGTGGCAAGACATTCGATACCTTCTGCCCCCTGGGCCCCGTCCTTGTCACCAAGGATGAGATTCCCAATCCAAACGCCCTCGGCATTAAGACCATCCTCAATGGCGAAGCCGTGCAGGACTGGAACACCAACGACATGATCTTTGACGTGCCCACCGTCATCGCCTTCCTGAGTGCCAGCACCACTTTACTGCCCGGTACGGTCATCCTCACTGGTACGCCCCAGGGTGTCGGCATGGCCCGCAAGCCCCAGCTTTTTCTGAAAGCGGGCGATACCGTCACCATCGAGATCGAAGGCATTGGATCCCTGACGAATCCGGTGGAAGAAGAAAGCTAA
- the hisA gene encoding phosphoribosylformimino-5-aminoimidazole carboxamide ribotide isomerase, translating to MTRFRPCIDIHDGQVKQIVGSSLSDSGGGLKTNFVSDRDPAWFAQTYQADGLTGGHVILLGPGNEAAAKSALAAYPGGLQVGGGIRPCNAAEYLEAGASHVIVTSYLFETDGTFSETRLQKMVAAAGRERLVIDLSCKASASGWTVAMNRWQTLTDLHVTPETLKHLASCCAEFLIHAVDVEGKCEGMDEALVPFLGEHSPIPMTYAGGIRHLEDLHRLDTLSHGRVDGTIGSALDMFGGTSARYEDCVAFNRR from the coding sequence ATGACCCGTTTCCGCCCCTGCATTGATATCCATGATGGCCAAGTGAAGCAGATCGTGGGCTCCAGTCTCAGCGATTCCGGCGGTGGCCTGAAAACGAACTTCGTCAGTGATCGCGACCCCGCTTGGTTCGCACAAACGTATCAGGCCGATGGCCTTACGGGCGGCCATGTTATTCTCCTGGGACCCGGCAATGAGGCTGCTGCGAAATCCGCACTCGCTGCGTATCCGGGCGGTCTTCAGGTGGGCGGCGGTATTCGTCCATGCAATGCGGCGGAATACCTGGAAGCCGGGGCCAGCCACGTCATCGTCACCAGTTATCTGTTTGAAACGGATGGAACGTTTTCTGAAACGCGCCTGCAAAAAATGGTCGCCGCAGCTGGGCGGGAACGCCTCGTCATTGACCTGAGCTGCAAGGCCTCCGCCAGTGGCTGGACCGTCGCGATGAACCGTTGGCAGACCCTCACGGATCTGCATGTAACGCCTGAAACGCTGAAACACCTGGCCAGTTGCTGTGCCGAATTCCTCATTCACGCCGTGGATGTGGAGGGCAAGTGCGAGGGCATGGATGAAGCGCTCGTTCCTTTCCTGGGGGAGCACAGTCCTATCCCCATGACCTATGCTGGTGGCATCCGGCATCTGGAGGATCTGCATCGTCTGGATACCCTCAGTCATGGACGGGTGGATGGCACCATTGGCAGTGCCTTGGACATGTTCGGTGGCACCAGTGCCCGCTATGAAGACTGCGTGGCATTCAACCGCCGTTGA
- the rsfS gene encoding ribosome silencing factor: MESIEIARLCAKYADEKKAENILLLDLRGLSPVTDFFVVVTASSNPQLRAVRDNIVDELRDKHEQRPIISDGTYESQWLILNYPNVLVHVLSPEKREYYALEELWGDAPKLDWKDTEPVGAPVPRVKKPKVKKAAVKKAPAAKKAPAKKAAKKAATKKVAKKKAE; encoded by the coding sequence ATGGAATCAATCGAGATCGCGCGCCTGTGCGCCAAGTATGCCGACGAGAAGAAGGCTGAAAACATCCTGCTGCTGGACCTGCGCGGCCTGTCCCCTGTGACGGACTTTTTTGTCGTCGTCACCGCCAGCTCCAACCCCCAGCTCCGCGCCGTCCGCGACAACATCGTGGATGAACTCCGCGACAAACACGAGCAGCGCCCGATCATCAGTGACGGCACCTATGAAAGCCAGTGGTTGATCCTCAACTACCCGAACGTGCTCGTGCATGTGCTGTCTCCCGAGAAGCGCGAATACTACGCCCTGGAAGAACTGTGGGGCGATGCCCCCAAGCTGGACTGGAAGGATACGGAACCCGTGGGTGCCCCCGTGCCACGCGTGAAGAAGCCGAAGGTGAAAAAAGCAGCCGTGAAGAAAGCCCCTGCCGCCAAGAAAGCTCCGGCGAAGAAGGCCGCTAAAAAAGCGGCGACTAAGAAAGTGGCGAAGAAGAAGGCTGAGTAG
- the ruvB gene encoding Holliday junction branch migration DNA helicase RuvB: MNPTLNEADSPFDLALRPADFDEFHGQTKVKENLLVMVEAAKMRNEPLDHALLCGPPGLGKTTLANLIANAVGSKLHTTSGPQIERAGDLAGILTNLQERDILFIDEIHRLHPSIEEYLYPAIEDFRLDIIIDQGPKARTIRIDLPPFTLVGATTRAGMLTAPMRSRFGIPNRLDYYTTEELQHILLRSARLMKVEMDPAGASEIARRSRGTPRIANHLLRWVRDYAQVKSQGTITEAVASQALTMRDIDETGLDEMDKRFLEALIHKFDGGPVGLGSIAVSVSEDASTLEDVHEPYLVMQGFVKRTPRGRVAMPAAYRKLGLIPPVSGQPDLF; encoded by the coding sequence GTGAACCCCACCCTCAACGAAGCCGACTCGCCCTTTGATCTGGCTCTGCGTCCCGCAGACTTCGATGAATTTCACGGCCAGACCAAGGTGAAGGAAAACCTCCTCGTCATGGTGGAGGCCGCCAAGATGCGTAACGAGCCCCTGGATCACGCCCTCCTCTGCGGCCCCCCTGGCCTGGGGAAGACCACCCTGGCCAATCTCATCGCCAATGCCGTCGGCTCAAAGCTCCACACCACCAGCGGCCCACAGATCGAAAGAGCAGGGGACCTCGCAGGCATCCTCACCAATCTTCAGGAGCGGGACATCCTCTTCATTGACGAAATCCACCGCCTTCACCCCAGCATCGAAGAATACCTCTATCCCGCCATCGAAGACTTCCGGCTGGACATCATCATTGATCAGGGCCCCAAAGCCCGCACCATCCGCATTGACCTCCCCCCCTTCACCCTCGTCGGGGCCACCACCCGCGCAGGCATGCTCACCGCGCCCATGCGCAGCCGCTTTGGCATCCCCAACCGGCTGGACTATTACACCACCGAGGAACTCCAACACATCCTCCTCCGCAGCGCCCGCCTCATGAAGGTGGAGATGGACCCCGCCGGTGCCTCCGAGATCGCCCGCCGCTCCCGTGGCACCCCCCGCATCGCCAATCACCTTCTCCGCTGGGTGCGCGATTACGCCCAGGTCAAATCCCAGGGCACCATCACCGAAGCCGTCGCCAGCCAGGCCCTCACCATGCGCGACATTGATGAAACCGGACTGGATGAAATGGACAAGCGTTTCCTCGAAGCCCTCATTCATAAATTCGATGGCGGCCCCGTCGGCCTCGGCAGCATCGCCGTCTCCGTCAGCGAAGACGCCTCCACTTTGGAAGACGTGCACGAGCCTTACCTCGTCATGCAAGGCTTCGTCAAACGCACCCCCCGCGGCCGCGTCGCCATGCCCGCCGCCTACCGCAAGCTCGGCCTCATCCCCCCCGTCAGCGGCCAACCAGATTTGTTTTGA
- a CDS encoding TatD family hydrolase gives MNYIEPHGHMVSRTTDDYERMAIAGCQAICEPAFWAGFDRASADGFYDYFRQITEYEPKRAARFGIQHYSWLCINPKEAEDMKLAEDVIALIPQFLDMPGVLGIGEIGLNKNSRNELHIFEQHVQLAQDHDQLVLIHTPHLEDKLKGTRLIVDSLKNFPRINPSRVIIDHVEEHTIDHVLDHGFWAGITLYPESKCTPHRAIDMLEHRHAERIWMNSACDWGISDPLAVPKTMQAMRQRGWTPEMIQRVAWENPRAFMGQCPKFKL, from the coding sequence ATGAACTACATCGAACCCCACGGCCACATGGTCAGCCGCACCACGGATGACTATGAGCGCATGGCCATCGCCGGTTGCCAGGCCATCTGCGAGCCCGCCTTCTGGGCCGGATTCGACCGCGCCTCCGCCGACGGGTTTTACGATTACTTCCGCCAGATCACCGAATACGAACCCAAGCGCGCCGCCCGCTTCGGCATCCAGCATTACTCCTGGCTCTGCATCAATCCCAAAGAGGCGGAGGACATGAAGCTGGCGGAGGATGTCATCGCCCTCATCCCCCAGTTTCTGGATATGCCCGGCGTCCTCGGCATCGGCGAGATCGGCCTCAATAAAAACAGCCGCAACGAGCTCCACATCTTCGAGCAGCACGTCCAGCTCGCCCAGGATCACGACCAGCTCGTCCTTATCCACACCCCCCATCTTGAGGACAAACTGAAAGGCACCCGCCTCATCGTCGATTCCCTCAAAAACTTCCCCCGCATCAATCCCTCCCGCGTCATCATTGACCACGTCGAAGAACACACCATCGACCACGTTCTAGACCACGGATTCTGGGCCGGTATCACCCTGTATCCAGAAAGCAAATGCACCCCCCACCGCGCCATCGACATGCTGGAGCATCGTCATGCCGAGCGCATCTGGATGAACAGCGCCTGCGACTGGGGCATCAGTGATCCCCTCGCCGTGCCCAAGACCATGCAGGCCATGCGCCAGCGCGGCTGGACACCGGAGATGATCCAGCGCGTCGCCTGGGAAAATCCCCGCGCCTTCATGGGCCAGTGCCCCAAGTTTAAGCTGTAA
- a CDS encoding helix-turn-helix domain-containing protein, with product MATKKSARKTAPLKEMAPEEIGEFVGRRVKKLRTDRGWSLEELAQVSGVSRSMLSEIERERANPTLTVTFRIARAFGLSLQELIGSVEMQAAKIQVIRSRDRGQVFRSDKQCEIRTLSPLNLEKDVEFYELKLRVGGALRSQSHFEGTREFLTVEEGCVRVESDDAVEELGKGDSGTYPVDVPHAIVNTGTGDAVVFLVVIYR from the coding sequence ATGGCTACGAAGAAATCTGCGCGCAAGACGGCTCCGCTGAAGGAGATGGCTCCGGAGGAGATCGGGGAGTTTGTGGGGAGGCGGGTGAAGAAGCTGCGGACGGACCGAGGATGGTCACTGGAGGAGCTGGCACAAGTCAGCGGGGTGAGCCGGTCGATGCTGAGCGAGATCGAGCGGGAACGGGCGAACCCGACGCTGACGGTGACGTTTCGCATCGCGCGGGCCTTTGGGCTGAGCCTGCAGGAACTCATCGGCAGTGTGGAGATGCAGGCGGCGAAGATCCAGGTGATCCGCAGCCGGGACCGGGGGCAGGTTTTCCGCTCTGACAAGCAGTGTGAGATCCGCACGCTGTCACCGCTGAATTTGGAAAAGGATGTGGAGTTTTATGAATTGAAACTGCGGGTGGGCGGGGCGCTGAGAAGCCAGTCCCACTTCGAAGGGACGCGGGAATTTTTGACAGTGGAAGAAGGCTGTGTGCGGGTGGAATCTGACGATGCGGTGGAGGAGCTGGGCAAGGGAGACTCCGGCACTTATCCGGTGGATGTGCCGCATGCGATCGTGAATACGGGCACGGGAGATGCGGTGGTGTTCCTGGTGGTGATCTACCGGTGA